From the genome of Azospira restricta, one region includes:
- a CDS encoding YifB family Mg chelatase-like AAA ATPase: MPLAIVRSRGLDGLAAPAVAVEVHLAGGLPSVTLVGLPDTEVKEARDRVRAALVNSGFEFPARRITINLAPADLPKESGRFDLPIALGILAASGQLPADRLDAHEFAGELSLSGELRPVRGALAMVLAADAGERSFVLPAASAAEAALARPAGVFAATGLLAVCAHLRGESPLPAAAATPAAIADSYPDLADVRGQAQAKRALEIAAGGGHSLLLSGPPGSGKSMLAARLPGLLPPLADGEALESAAVLSLAGQFRPAQYGRRNFRHPHHSASAVALVGGGCDLYKLLRHCRNSCDQLAETVTAVLNPLTPCRCKPSGRFCV; encoded by the coding sequence ATGCCGCTGGCCATCGTCCGCAGCCGGGGTCTCGACGGCCTCGCCGCGCCGGCGGTGGCGGTCGAGGTGCACCTCGCCGGCGGCCTGCCGTCGGTGACGCTGGTCGGCCTGCCCGACACCGAAGTCAAGGAAGCGCGCGACCGCGTACGCGCTGCGCTGGTCAATTCCGGCTTCGAATTCCCCGCCCGCCGCATCACGATCAACCTGGCGCCGGCCGACCTGCCCAAGGAGTCCGGCCGCTTCGACCTGCCGATCGCGCTCGGCATCCTCGCCGCCTCCGGCCAGCTGCCGGCCGACCGCCTCGACGCGCACGAATTCGCCGGCGAACTGTCGCTGTCGGGCGAACTGCGCCCGGTACGCGGCGCGCTGGCGATGGTGCTCGCCGCCGACGCCGGCGAGCGCAGCTTCGTGCTGCCGGCGGCGAGCGCCGCCGAAGCGGCGCTGGCACGCCCCGCCGGCGTCTTCGCCGCGACCGGCCTGCTCGCCGTCTGCGCCCACCTGCGCGGCGAGTCGCCGCTGCCGGCAGCCGCGGCGACGCCGGCCGCGATCGCCGACAGCTACCCCGACCTGGCCGACGTGCGCGGCCAGGCGCAGGCCAAGCGCGCGCTCGAAATCGCCGCCGGCGGCGGCCATTCGCTGCTGCTGTCCGGCCCGCCGGGCAGCGGCAAGTCGATGCTGGCGGCGCGCCTGCCCGGGCTGCTGCCGCCGCTCGCCGACGGCGAGGCGCTGGAGTCGGCGGCGGTCCTCTCGCTCGCCGGACAGTTCCGCCCGGCGCAGTACGGCCGCAGAAATTTCCGCCATCCCCATCATTCGGCGTCGGCAGTGGCGCTGGTCGGCGGCGGCTGTGACTTATACAAATTATTGCGACATTGTAGAAATAGCTGCGACCAACTTGCTGAGACTGTAACAGCAGTTCTGAACCCCCTGACGCCCTGCCGGTGTAAGCCGTCAGGGCGTTTTTGCGTGTGA
- a CDS encoding accessory factor UbiK family protein, giving the protein MLDPKLFEELNSRLSALIAASPARDIEKNVKALLASVFEKMDLVTREEFEIQTQLLARTREKLTALEARVAELEKAAPQK; this is encoded by the coding sequence ATGCTCGACCCGAAGCTTTTCGAGGAACTCAACAGCCGCCTGTCGGCGCTGATCGCCGCCAGCCCGGCCAGGGACATCGAGAAGAACGTCAAGGCACTGCTCGCCAGCGTCTTCGAGAAGATGGACCTGGTCACGCGCGAGGAATTCGAGATCCAGACGCAGCTGCTGGCGCGCACGCGCGAGAAGCTGACGGCGCTGGAGGCGCGCGTCGCCGAACTGGAAAAGGCCGCACCGCAGAAGTAA
- a CDS encoding TorF family putative porin, which produces MKKLLIASALATAFALPAAAQTAAPAAEAAPASPHTLTANIGLFSSYRFRGIDQTYGKPALQGGFDYAHESGFYAGNWNSNVSSGAGFPDGNLEMDFYGGWKKTWGDWGLDLGGIVYYYPGSEGRGLGIGADKGAVTNKELYIGGSWKTVSLKYYHSVDDYFSLRGWDSTGASTGKSTKGTHYIDLSASYDLGNGWGVNGHVGHLSAKRMSNGSYTDWKVGVTKDFSGWVVGLSYVGTNADGDCSGATTYQPYCFAKSIQDDDGALDLSSSNKDAGRGIAVLSVSRTF; this is translated from the coding sequence ATGAAAAAGCTGCTGATTGCATCCGCTCTCGCCACCGCCTTCGCGCTGCCGGCCGCCGCGCAGACCGCCGCGCCGGCGGCCGAGGCCGCCCCGGCCAGCCCGCACACGCTGACCGCCAACATCGGCCTGTTCTCCAGCTACCGCTTCCGCGGCATCGACCAGACCTACGGCAAGCCGGCGCTGCAGGGCGGCTTCGACTACGCGCACGAGAGCGGCTTCTACGCCGGCAACTGGAACTCCAACGTCAGCTCCGGCGCCGGCTTCCCCGACGGCAACCTGGAAATGGACTTCTACGGCGGCTGGAAGAAGACCTGGGGCGACTGGGGCCTCGACCTCGGCGGCATCGTCTACTACTACCCGGGCTCGGAAGGCCGTGGCCTCGGCATCGGCGCCGACAAGGGCGCGGTGACCAACAAGGAACTGTACATCGGCGGTTCGTGGAAGACCGTGTCGCTGAAGTACTACCACTCGGTCGACGACTACTTCTCGCTGCGCGGCTGGGATTCGACCGGCGCCTCGACCGGCAAGAGCACCAAGGGTACGCACTACATCGACCTGTCGGCTTCCTACGACCTGGGCAACGGCTGGGGCGTCAACGGCCACGTCGGCCACCTCTCGGCGAAGCGCATGAGCAACGGCAGCTACACCGACTGGAAGGTCGGCGTGACCAAGGACTTCAGCGGCTGGGTGGTCGGCCTTTCCTACGTCGGCACCAACGCCGACGGCGACTGCTCGGGCGCGACGACCTACCAGCCGTACTGCTTCGCCAAGTCGATCCAGGACGACGACGGCGCGCTCGACCTGTCGAGCAGCAACAAGGACGCCGGCCGCGGCATCGCCGTGCTGTCCGTGTCGCGGACCTTCTGA
- the glnK gene encoding P-II family nitrogen regulator gives MKLVTAIIKPFKLDEVREALSAIGVQGITVTEVKGFGRQKGHTELYRGAEYVVDFLPKVKIEAAIKDDVVDQVIEAIEKSASTGKIGDGKIFVFPLEQVIRIRTGETGEDAL, from the coding sequence ATGAAACTCGTAACCGCAATCATCAAGCCGTTCAAGCTCGACGAGGTGCGCGAGGCCTTGTCCGCCATCGGCGTGCAGGGCATCACCGTCACCGAGGTCAAGGGGTTCGGCCGGCAGAAGGGGCACACCGAGCTCTACCGCGGCGCCGAATACGTCGTCGATTTCCTGCCCAAGGTGAAGATCGAGGCGGCGATCAAGGACGACGTCGTCGACCAGGTGATCGAAGCCATCGAGAAGTCCGCCAGCACCGGCAAGATCGGTGACGGCAAGATCTTCGTCTTCCCGCTTGAACAAGTGATCCGCATCCGCACCGGCGAAACCGGTGAGGACGCCCTCTGA